In the Triticum aestivum cultivar Chinese Spring chromosome 2B, IWGSC CS RefSeq v2.1, whole genome shotgun sequence genome, GGCGGGGTCTCAACGACGGACACATGTTGATGGACGCGCGTAAGATGGCGGCGCCTCCAGACGTCATGGTGGCGTCGGTGACAGAATGTCCTGGCAAAGTGAATGTGTTGATAGGTTCTGAAGGTGGGACAACGGAATATGGCGGCGGCGGATACAAAGCGTGCGCATGCGGTGTGTGCCGTGGGTCGGCCATACTGGGTGGTGCTCTCGGCCCGACGCGAGGCAGTTGCGAGAGGCTACCGGGTTAGATAGTGCATGTTCATGCGGTTCGGGCACATTATCAAGAGTGTAGGTGTTGCTACTTTGCTCGTCATATAGGTCGTTTCGGGTTGATCCATGTATGCATGTTGTGTGACTGTTGAATAATAAAGATGGTTATATGCATCGATCGATACGGAGTCCGGGGTTATActccttttcaaaaaaagaaaagaaatctcaTACTACATATTGCCCGAGATGTGTTAGCCTCCCCCTTCAGTCAGAATGGCTAATCTAACTCGTGCAATGTTCTCTTGGTGATCTGCATTTCCTGCTAGTTTCTTTTCCATCTGATCAGGTGGCTGATCAAGTTTATCAAGATCGAGGTGACGCTACTGGCAAACCATGCTACTAGCGTCGTGGAGAAAGCGCGTCCTGGTAGCCAGACGCCCATGCTGGTCGGGGACCCAAAGGCTGCCTGCGATATTCCCTCTTCCATTCTGTAGTGCATTTGCTTTACTGTACGATAAGGTAAATGTCTCGTACATGGATTTTCTTTCCCGTATGCCGCAGATGATACGTGCTACTGCTGTCTCATTCTTTGTCAGGCGCAGCGCTTTCCGGGCATCAAAGGGAGCGCCTGGAGCCAGGCCGGAAGCATGCCTCCAAAGAAGGCCAAGAACTGGGAGTTGCAGTGCACTTGACTGTGATTGCGGTACTAGGATTGTACCACTCCGTAGGAGCTTTCTTTCTAGCGAATCTGCTGCTCTGCAATCCTGGTTCAGGTTTTGCGTCACCGACAGGTAATGGAGGACGTCGACAGCGCCACTGCGCCAGATGCCCGGCATATCCCCCGACGCACTGAAATGTAGCAAGAACCTGTGATGCAAATCTGCATCCAAGTTAAGCTGAAATTACTACTACTATCACAGCTTGCGTGACACATGAGTAGTACTAACCTTTTGTTAATCCAACCGTACTTTGCCCTTGCACGCTCTACCAACGGCAGAGCAGTCAGTTCTTCTGCCATATCAACCGTGTTTAAACTGCCGTTTTATGGTCACTGACACTTCAATTCGGGACAGCCTTTAATCGCCCGCATTAAGCTTGACAAACTTGGGTGGTACTGCTGGTAAACCACTCACAGACAACTTCAAGTAGACGCATGTACCAGCAACGTGATTGGCAGATCCAGCCGCGGAGGCGGAGACATGTGTCCGTCCGTGTCTCCGTGAGTCCGTCCGAGCGGTACTCCGCAACTCCTCCATTACCAAGGCATGCCAGCCAGCCCGGCACCACCCGCACAAACTCGAAGCAAAAAACTACCGGTACACCCGTGCATGAAATCTGTGCATGCATGAATACGCTACTGTGTCGTATTCGTACCGCCACACCGACCGACCGTCGCTCTGCGCGTACGCCGCACAGCAGTTATTATAGGCGGTATGGTACCGCAGTACCGTAGAAAAAACCGCGATACTGTAGATGTATAGGTCGGCTCCCTTAATAATGGTATATACAGTAGTACTGACCAAACGAACGCGCGCGGAatctttgcttgcttgcttgctgctAAATAAacgaaggaggggggcgccgggtTGGCACCAGATCCATTTCTCCTCCCTCCCGATCCCTCCAGGCCTCTACAGTTGGCGTACCGGATTGCATTATCGATAGATCTCGCAGCGGGTCGTCGGAAATCAAATCAAATCCATCTATCTAACATGGCACAGATCTATCTATCTATGAAATCTATCCATCAAACCGTCCGGCCGGCGAGGCTAAAAGCTGCTGAAAGCCCCCCGGGACTGATAAATAAAGCTCTGGTGGTAGACGCACACTGGCTGATTGCCGGCCAGCGCAAAAGGCGGCCCATTATTCCAATCCCCTCTACGCTAGCTTGACAGCGAGAGGCAGAGAGAGTGGATACGAAGAAAAGAAAACGAAAATGCCCAGCTAACGGTCTCGCACCATCGCAGATAACGTAGCTTTGGCGTGTCAACCAACCAGGTTGTAGTTGTAGGGGCGCACCATTTATTCGAGGGTCGCCGGCACGGTTGCTGCTTGGCGCCGTGTTGGGGTTCATGTGGCCGCGGGATCGCAAAGCCCCCGAGGAGGAGACGAAAACGGGGcccgtggggtggggtggggtggggtggggcggGGAGGTGGATGGGGCCGTGAATAATTAAGCGGCACTGGCAGGGGTCACATGGGGCAGGATTAACACGGAACCACCACCACCGTCGAGCGCATCTGCAGCCGAGTTAAGGCCACGCCACCGCCCGTTTTTCCTTTCTCGCCTCTCGCCTCCTCCTTTCCTGCCTGGCCGCTTCAATTCACCTCTTTGCGCTCCTTTGTCCGCTCCTCCGCCCCCTGCCAACGccctcctctcgctctctctcctATGATCGGTCGATGGGTCACGCGTGGACACTGTGCCACCACGTTGCGAGCCCGTGCGTCCCTCGTTGCGACCCGTATATCTCGCTGATTAGCTTCGTGCATGCTGGACAATGATCCATCCCTCCCTCTTACACTGAACTTTTTTTTGTTGAGGAAATGTCACGCTGAACATGATGCATGAATGAATAAATGAAAGATAAATGAAAGATGCTCATGTCATTTCAGTTTTTTACAGATCAATATGAAGTCTCTATTTTTCGTCGTTTGTGAGGTCTCTTTACAAGGAGAGCATTTGGTAGTGTACCGCACCAGCTTTCTTCTCcctgaaagaaaagaaaagaaaagcgaAGGAAAAAAACAAgtagggagggagaggagggatacacaaggaaggaaggaaggaaggaagcggGACAAAAGATGGGCGTTGCGGGGGGTGGCCCACGGCAACGGAAGAAAAGGAGGCACAGCTGGGTTGGTGGATCTATCAGGAAcagggaaggaggggggcgccccaccaccACCGCTGTCACCGCCACCCATCAAGCCAGCCACTCTGGtgagtgtgagagagagaggggcgttGGTTAGCAGTGCATACATGCATGTGAGGATCATGTGAGGATCATGTGAGTAGAGTAGACTGTAGAGCAGCAAGCGAGCACATTTCCATCCCGTTGGGACGCCCTTTTTCTACTTGCGGTAGGTTAGGTTAGGGGgagtaccaccaccaccaccatcactacCTTGCAGTAAAAAGCAAGCACTAATTAGCACGCTTTGCCATGTCCTGCAAAGTGCAAAGCCAAGAGgagtgagatgagatgtgggagtTTAACTTCCTGCTAAAAGATAGTAGTAGAGCATCATCTCCAAAAAGATTAGTCAACcatgcatgcaatgcaatgcaGTGCAATGCACCTACCTAGTCCTAAAAAGACCGTTAGGTGCGCACCAAATAATCAGCCCTCCCACAGCATTTCACCTCTCTCGGTCACTGTCTTCTCAGCATTACCTTCCTCCCTCGCAAAAAGAAAATAAGGAACCTGTCCGCCCAGTGGATTATGCTTGAAAGAGTGTGACAGCGTAGCTTATTAGGCTAGGCGCATTCTACAGCTACCAGTAGCGACTCCTggaaggaaaggaaaggaaaggaaaatCAGCAGCAGCGCAAGTCCCAAACGTGGTTACAGTGGGCTAGCTATATGCGCATGGCCTGCGGTAGGCTTTAAACCACCATTATGGCGCGCCACATGCCACAGTGCCGCTAGCCCGCTACTAACTGTGGCGCCTGTCTTCCAGATGATTCCCTCCGCCCCTTTTCTATATCGTCTCTATCCATTCATTTCATTTCCTGCACGGAAACGGATACGTACCCACCAAGTCTCCTGCCAGCCCGCCGGCCCAGCCCAGTGTGTGTATTATGGATCGGCTTTACTGTGGCATGATGGAGATCTACGGAGAGGATCGACGAAAAGGCTGGTTGGTTGGTTGGGTTCGACCGGCCGATCCGTCGAGCGCGACGCCACTGTTGCCGGCAACAGGAGCAACGTGCCGCACTGTGCGGGTGGCCGGCGTTGGGGCCGCCGGCGGCGGGCCGGCCTGGCAGCAGCAGCCAGCGGCTCCTCCACCGTCAGCTGCGGGTGGCGAGCCAGATCTGGCCGGCCGCGCGTTTCCTCGACCGCAACAGTGGCCGCTGCACAGTGCAGGCGCGCGTAGCCCCCGCTCGGGCCGTGCAAAGGTTTGCGGTTGCGTTGTCCCGGTCATGGATCGGGGAGGAGAAAGGAAAGGACTCTCCGGGCTGTCGATCGACGGATGGGATGTTTCCGTCCGTCGGGGTTTGGCCGATTATTGCTGCACGAACGTAGCACGTACCGTACGTACCAGCTCACGCGGAATGCATGCAAGGCTCCATCCGTCGAGCTAGACAGACAGAGCTAGAGCTGCACGGGTCGTCTGACTCTGACCACGCGATATGCAGTGCAGGGTTTGCTTAATCTCGTGATGTTTTAACGGCATCAATGGTCCGTCTGGGTAATGCGTTCTCTGGCTCGGCGATCATCCCTTAATTACTGGCAGTACTTCCTAGTACTACACATTATCTGTCTGTGTATGCCATGACGTCATCAAAAGGCAGCCGCGGCGCGCGCTGCCACTGCCGGCCTGGTGGCCTTTGCGAAACGACGGGGCAAAAATCGTGGGGAGGGGTCAGGTCAGGTCAAGCGGAGCTGCAGTAACTTTGCCCGGCGGTCAAACGCGACGGCCTAATTAAAAAAATTACCCTATCTACTACCTAAAGGGGGCGTGGCCACTTGCGAGCAGGCACTGTGTTTGACGAGGCCGCCAATGGCGCGTAACTTTCCCGTTTACCGGTGAGGAGGGTGGTGAGGTGACTTTACTTACCCCAGCCGCCCCCCTGCTCCGCGAGAGGACAGCCGTCCTTATCCGGATCGCGCAGCCTGGCTGGCCGGCGGCCGAGTAAAATACGTGCCAGTTGCCACCCTAGCTGACACTAAAATACTCCTACATTTCCTTATCTGTGCACTGCTGAGCGCCACCATTTTCGGTGCCAACGCAGTGCTAAAAAAATATTACCAGGCACCTTACCGAAGCAAACAAAAAAAAAAGGTTTTGTCCTAGTGATGGTGTGCGTCACGTATTTTGTCGTCCAACGGTAAGTTTCATTGGCCCTGGCCCTTTTCTTTTCCGTAGTGGGCTGACACGGAGAAATGATGAGAAATAAGCCGGGGATAATGCGCCGTCCTTTTCACCCTGTCGCTGCGCTGGGTTCAACGTGCGTGAAAACCGGTCGTGCGTGGCCTACCTACATGCCTGGGGGTAGGGAGGGGTGGGGGTGGGTAGCTTTCGGGCCTCGAGATTCTTTTCACCGTGGACGTCGACCCATCCATCCGTCCATCCGTCTATCCGCCCGCCCCCTTCCTCGCCCTGAGCCCGAGAGAGGCAAGTACACTGTGCCGAAAACATTCCATTATAGCAAAAGGGGGAGCGGCAGGCGGAAAAGAGCGAGCGCGCCCGCCCGCCCGAGCCTCAGCCCGAGGGCGGGCGGCCGGGCGGATCAGACCAGATCTGCAGAGCGGCGGTGGTACTTGCTGTGTGCAGGGCTGGCTCGCCATGCGTGCGCCTCTGAGCGTGGTGACCGCGTCCACATTCCCCCCATCCGCCCCCAGATCTCGGCCATTATCGACAAATTTTGCCATGTAATAAAATCTTGCTCTAACTTTTTTTACTTTTCATGATTTTTTACCTCCTCGTGTGGGAGGAGGGAATTTTTCTTTTAAAGAAAAATCTTCGTTGGGCGGTTTCGAGATAACAGTGGGATTAAGGCGTGGCGACCGAGGGCGGTAAAGGTTAAAAACGAGTACACCGCACCCACTGCGTGACAGATGGCGGCCAAAGTGAAAAAACAAAGCTTGCAATTAATCCATTGGCACTTCGGCCTTGGGGCACATCACATGGGCGTATATATATCGCCTTTCCCCCAGCCACACCCGCTTCCAAATCTCTTGGCTCCCCATGCTCTCCCCGTCTCACTGACGGTGGTCCCCAccgcctccccccctccccccgccccgcCCATATCTCGTCGGCgacccgcgccccctcccctctccgcCCCACACACGTCTCCGGCGGCGAGGGCACCCGGCCGTCTCCGGTgagcctctccctcctcttcctccccccgtTTCCTGGCCGCGGCGCGCTCCGGGCGTGCGGGCTCGTTTGGTTGGCGGTGCCGGCCGCAGTTAGTCGCAGAGTCGTAACCGCTTTTGCCTTGTGGCCGTGCTCGTAGGTGTTCTGGGAGCCGCTCGTGGCTGGCGCCGGGATGGAGCCGGTCGGGGCGCGCCGGTCGCCCGGATCTCGCCGTCGGTGCGTCGTCTCCCTCAGGTGAGGACTCGGCCCTGTTTCTCCCGTCTCCCTTTCCTCTGTTTGCGCTGTGAAGGAAGGTGGGCGGAGTGAtctgctttttttttctttcttttggggggaCTTTACCAACTGAAGTGCCATGACTCGTCCAGTGATGAGTGACATTGTACCCAAGGAACTTAAATTCCGTTTTGTCTGACGGTGACAGTGGCTGCTGAATTGGTTGGGGAAATGTCTTTGTCACCTTTCCTGTTAGTGATGTGAGATGGTTCCGAACGACAGAATGTGTGGTTTTTACATCGTTTTCATGGCTCGAACGGCCACCGGACGTGTGCTCCGTTTTACTGGTGCATCGATTGGTTTGCGGTGGGCATAGGAAGGTGTTTTAGCCGGGTTTATCCTGTAAATCTGGGATTATTTTCTAGTTTCAGTCTTTCTCCATGTTCTTTCGGCGAAGCTAAGAATCAGTTTGCGTGTTCTATGTGAATCTGTTGTAAAATCGGACCGTTAATTTTGGACTGTTTCTCATGCCTTGGATCTAGAACTGACGGATAGTAGGTATAATGTGCTACCAGGTTGTATGCTACGGCGATTTTGTTGTGCAGCTTGTTGAGATTTCATATTTCGTGGCCTTTGTCTTCGTGCATTAAAGGATGTTAGTACAATGTTTACGGCATTCATTTATTGAAGCAAATAGTAACTAATTGTCATGGGCTTTTTTTTATTGTGGAGCTCCATGACCATGAGCTTTTTTGGTCGATTGGCTGTCCGAGTTCCTGAAGAACAAATCATACGGCCATTGTCTTGTTGATTGATGCAGTTTCTCACCTTTTCGCTGCTGATGTTCAGTTCCTTGCTTGATTCTGGATACTGTTAAGTTGTaataaaattatcgaagtattttctgtgcAAATAGTCAGCAACAAGAGTTAACGTTCCTGTATGAATCTGATGTTGAACTCTGTACCGGTCGCTGTGGTGAAAGTATACATATTGTCTGCTGTTTTTCTTTTTGATCGAGAATATTTGTGAAACGTTTCAAATAACCTTGTGATTGTTTTGATCTTCATCTCAATATATTTTCCAGGGGCAGCCTTTGAACCTCTGAACTTTTGTGTCCTTGGGTCTGCGGTGATAAGTCAGAGAAAACAATGGAAGATTTACAAGATTGCAACTCCAAAAGCCTTGTTGCTGTTCCTGGTTCTCTGGTTCTGCACCTCTTCAGGCTGTTAGGTCAGCAGGATAATTCCTGGCAGAAGTACGCCTTGGCTTACTTTCTTCTGGTCAGGAATGAGTACTTCCCGAGGGAGCCAAGGAAACACTCAGCTGTGAATGTGCAACTTGTTCCCTGCTGTGACAGTTCAGATTTGGGCAGTAATGAACTGGAAGTGGAGAAGCAGAATGCTGTTGTCAAGAGCCAATCAGGAGGTGATTCCAGTTCCAATGGATCAAATGATTGTTTCCTTCCAGGCCTTCATGATGATCTGGCTCAAGACTGCCTTGCCTGGACAAGCAGATCAGACTATCCCTCACTCTCTTGTCTGAACAAGAAATTCAATACATTGGTTAACGGTGGATATCTGTACAAGCTGCGGAGGAAATATGGCATTGTTGAGCATTGGGTGTATCTGGCCTGTAGCGCTATGCCCTGGGAAGCATTCGATCCGTCGCGAAACCGATGGATGAGGCTCCCAAGAATGCCATGTGATGACTGCTTCTCCTGTGCGGACAAGGAGTCACTTGCTGTTGGGACACAGCTGCTTGTCTTTGGCCGAGAATATACAGGCCTTGCTATTTGGATGTACAATTTACTGACACGCCATTGGTCTCGCTGCACTCCGATGAATTTTCCTCGCTGTCTGTTTGCCTCAGGAAGTTCTGGTGAGATTGCCATTGTTGCTGGTGGGTGTGATAGGAACGGGCAGGTGCTGAGATCTGCGGAGCTGTACAATTCAGAGGCTGGCCAGTGGGAGACCTTGCCAGACATGAACTTGCCCAGGAGACTCTCCTCAGGTTTCTTCATGGATGGCAAGTTCTATGTCATCGGGGGTGTGACGAGTGAGAGGCATTCTCTGACTTGTGGAGAGGAATACGATCTCGACACCAGGACATGGAGAAGAATACAGGACATGTACCCCGGAGGAACCAGCGCCTCCCAGTCGCCTCCGCTCATCGCCGTTGTAAATAACCAGCTCTACGCGGCTGACCAGTCCACAAACGTGGTGAAGAAGTACGACAAGGCAAGCAACACATGGAACATAGTGAAGCCCTTGCCCGTCAGAGCGGACTCTTCCAACGGCTGGGGCCTGGCTTTCAAGGGATGCGGCGATAGACTGCTGGTCATCGGCGGCCACAGAGGACCTCGCGGCGAGGTGATACTGCTGCATTCCTGGTGCCCGGAAGATGGGAACGGCGCCGCCTCCGACTCCGACTGGGAGGTGCTCTCGGTGAAGGAGCGCGCCGGCGTCTTCGTCTACAACTGTGCAATAACGGGGTGCTGAGTTAGCAGCACCTTGGCTTCAGTACATGCCACCACTTGTTTAGCAAAACCCACCGATTCGTTGCTGCCATTTTAGCTGCTGCTACTTCTTATAATGACTTGTAATTCAGAAATGACACCCCCTTTTCGCGGAGCTGTCGATTAAAATGTCGGGTCGAGAGCATAGAGAGCATTCAGTTCAGTTTACCTGGAACTTCTCTTTTAACACTCTTCATTCAAAAGTCCTTAATTCTTGTTGTCTAGCATGAATCTTTTTTCCACGCAGTATTCTTTGTTCATCATCCTTGCTGAACGAACACTTGTTATTCTGCTGGGCCGAGCCGAATCGCATCTTTCAGTTGCATATATTGTCTGTATCCCATACGTATAGATCAGTAGATTCTGCTCTACTAAAGAGTATGTGTGTGTGTATCTATTGTTGAGAGTCGAGCAGTAAACTTTTTTGCACTTTGCTGGTCCATGCAAAGTGTCGGTGGTACGTAGGCTCAAGGGGAGGGAAGGGACCAAATCAATTAGAGAGAACGGGACGGGACCAAATAATTGTAATCGCCAGATGCTCACACTGTTGTGCCCTGCCGCCCCTGCTCCAACTTGCCCTGCTGCTGTGTTTCTCTGCGCCGTACCGCCAATTCTCTCTCAGTCTCGGACATTTCTTTCGCGGTACAGCTTGACAGatacaggtggtggtggcggcaaaAAGGCTGCATCGCGTACTTGGCGTACAATCTCCCCAGCTTCCTCGCGTACTTTCTGAGGTGAGAATCCTGGGGAAAATATGCAGCGGTAGGAGGAGGGAGTACAATCTCCCCAGCTTCCTGGCGTACTTGGCGTACTTCCGGTTGCGCGACGCGGCCGGGTTTCATTTGTCACCGAAACAGTTTGACCCGGGGCCTTTTTTGGGTCGCTTTTAtgattattttttttgaattttctgccTCGCTTTTGATGATTCTTCAGCTCGGTTTTGTCAACCGGGTTTACTTCGCCCGTGGTTTTGCAGGACGTGTCTCCGGCGCAGCGCAGTGTCCGGCGTACGGCTGGTGTGGATGTGTGTGATAATCACTGACTTGTGCATTGGTTCGACCGCTCGCTGTCTCACTGAGTTGACGATGCAATCCGTTCGATCGCTCGCTGTCTCCCACTTTAACGAGTTGACGATGGGAGCCGTTCAACAGGGCCATATGGTTTGACATGTTCACGCCACGACGATTTCGCCGGCTACGACTTACGGCAGGTTGACATGATGATTTTTGGAAATTTTTGATCCGTTCTTCACTTCTTTCTCAAACACGCTCAGCCCGTCGCCGTCTGCCGAGGCGTGGAGCTGCTTGACCGTATCCCTGTAATCGCGCGTGATTTGCACGGAGCCAGTTCTCTCCGATGCCGACACCGGCGTGGCGTGGTCGTTTCGTCAGGCGTGGCTCAGAACCGCAGCCCGTTTCAAGGTGTGAGATTGCAGATGAATTTGGTCGATGTGTGTCCATTCCAAATTGTTCACAACACACCATGCCTCCTCGAGGTCATGCTTGGCCTCAAGGATTGGGGATCCATCCAGACCAGCAGGCCGACCCATGTCAGTCATCATAACAGTGAACACTGAAGTCTGACGGCAATGCAACACAGTAGTGGTTCAGAGATGTGAATCATATCTTGCAAGAACCTATGTTGATCATCTCCACCTCCAGATATTTACATCGTACACAACAAGCAAACGACAGGTTGCCCCGTTAACCCAACCCCTCCTCGTggaatcaaaaaagaaaaaaaaaacaaagcaATATATCCTCCAAAAATTGCAGGCATATCTATCACCACGACAATGTACAAATCGAACGCCGCTAATTTCCTGGCCAACTCTTCATACAGATGTCTGCGTGTGATTCTCCGACGACGAGAAGGGCTCAGATATTTCCGTGGTGGAGAAGGACCTCGACGTGTTGGACCGCGCCTGGTTCGCTCCGTGCGGTTTGGTGCTGACCTTGAGCTCCGCAAAGTCGGTGATCATGGCTGGCCTGGTGATCTTCTCCATGGAGACGCTCTTGCTTCCTGTGAGCATCCTCACGACGGTGGGCATGTGGGGGCGGCGCGCCATTGCGTCCTGTGTGCATAGCAGGCCGATCTTCAGGAACCGGCATGCCTCCTCGATGTCCAGGTCTTCGTCTATGTCGGCATCTATGATCTCTTCTAGACGCTCTTGCTCATAGAATGCCCATGTCTGTAGAAAAGTTGCAGCAGATTTTGTCAAATTCAGCATTATTCTTCGAACGTTCGCTCGGTGAACTTATGGTATAGTTGCTTCAGTATGCAACTGACACCATTTTGTATTCAGGTTATCAATAAACGCTTGCAAATAAGTAGAGCTTACCTTCTCAAGGAGGAATTGATCTTCACAAGGCAATCTTGTGTTGGTGTTACATCTGCCACTGACGATTTCCAAGAGAAGAACTCCATAACTATAGATGTCGGACTTCTTCGTCACTTGACCTCGGATAGCATATTCAGGAGCCAAGTATCCTCTGAAAAGAAGTGAAATTACTAGTCAGAACAGAAAATACAGTATGTGAAAGAAGGCTGTCAAATCAGGGGTTGGGTTATGCTTACAATGTGCCTGCCACCCGGGTGCTAACATGAGTTGCATTGGCAGGAAGAAGCCTCGCCAATCCAAAATCAGAAATTTTCGGGGTGAGGTCCTTGTCGAGAAGAATGTTGCTCGCTTTTATGTCGCGGTGGATAATGTGAGGACGGATTTCCTCATGAAGAAATGCAAGTCCACGGGCAACGCCCACGGCAATTTTGACACGAGCCCTCCAGTTGAACTGGATGCTGCTGTAGCCAGACCCTGCAATAGCACATGCAGAACATCTGTAAGTACGAGAACCAATGAAGGGATCGACGAACAGCAGAAATGCTCGGTAGGACAAAGTGTTAGTACCTAGCAATGTCTGTGAAAGGCTGTTTTTCTCAAGATAATTGTAAACGAGGATCCTATGGGACCCTTCAGCACAGCATCCGACAAGCGTGACCAGGTTTTCATGCTTGATGTCTGAAATTGCTGTAAGTTCAGTTAAGAACTCTCGGACACCTTGCCTTGAAGTGGCTGACAGAACCTTCACTGCGATTAGTGTGCCGTCTTTGAGCATTCCCTGGTGAAGCAAAATGAAATGTTAGCAAAAGGTGTTTGATAATTTTGACCTTTTTTAGGCATTGACGAAGTGGTCAGTAACCTGTGCATAATTACCCTGAATACGGAACCAAAACCACCCTCTCCAATCTTGTTTGCCCCACTGAAATCTTGAGTTGCCTTTCTCAACTCATTGTAAGAAAAGACCTTCACACTATGTTCACCTGAGATTAAGAAACAATAAAGGAAGAAAGCGTATAAGAACGGAGAATCGCTTGAGCATGGAAGGGACCAGGCAAATACGTGCAAAAGATGCTCACCATCATCGCCTTCAACAGCATGTTGAGATCTCCGTCCGAACATAAAGCAGCAATCCATGTTGACAACAAACTAGAAGGAATTTCTGCAAGAAATATATGTAGCAGGCTGTCAGATAAGAATTGTATACTTTGTAATGCAAGTATGCAACAATAGATGAATCCAAAACAGAGGCCTATAAGCAACACACTAACTTAGTGATCGCTGACCCCAAGTATCAATTATTGGTGTGAACAGCAAGACACAAATTTTAAAAGACAAATTGAACAACAGTTTTGCTTTTAATTATTGGAATCCAAATTCTTTAAGAGAAAGCTGAAGCTGAACTACCGTTTTGCTTAACTACCTAGCCATATTATCCTAACTCACTAGGCCATGATTACGCAGTACGGCACGGGCAAGATAATATGGAAAATGTGAAGCAACCAAGGCTTTAGTAGAGAAGCCATCCCTCCCATTTGCTGATCATTTTGCAGAAATGGAAAATTTGGTTGTCACAAGTAAACGCAGCCCTATCTCTCTGAAAGAAACAAAGCACCTAACACAACCGCTGGAGCTGAACCAGCTAATCACAAAGTTGAAGATCAGAAATATCA is a window encoding:
- the LOC123046737 gene encoding cold-responsive protein kinase 1 isoform X1 translates to MDCCFMFGRRSQHAVEGDDGEHSVKVFSYNELRKATQDFSGANKIGEGGFGSVFRGMLKDGTLIAVKVLSATSRQGVREFLTELTAISDIKHENLVTLVGCCAEGSHRILVYNYLEKNSLSQTLLGSGYSSIQFNWRARVKIAVGVARGLAFLHEEIRPHIIHRDIKASNILLDKDLTPKISDFGLARLLPANATHVSTRVAGTLGYLAPEYAIRGQVTKKSDIYSYGVLLLEIVSGRCNTNTRLPCEDQFLLEKTWAFYEQERLEEIIDADIDEDLDIEEACRFLKIGLLCTQDAMARRPHMPTVVRMLTGSKSVSMEKITRPAMITDFAELKVSTKPHGANQARSNTSRSFSTTEISEPFSSSENHTQTSV
- the LOC123046736 gene encoding F-box/kelch-repeat protein At5g60570 yields the protein MEDLQDCNSKSLVAVPGSLVLHLFRLLGQQDNSWQKYALAYFLLVRNEYFPREPRKHSAVNVQLVPCCDSSDLGSNELEVEKQNAVVKSQSGGDSSSNGSNDCFLPGLHDDLAQDCLAWTSRSDYPSLSCLNKKFNTLVNGGYLYKLRRKYGIVEHWVYLACSAMPWEAFDPSRNRWMRLPRMPCDDCFSCADKESLAVGTQLLVFGREYTGLAIWMYNLLTRHWSRCTPMNFPRCLFASGSSGEIAIVAGGCDRNGQVLRSAELYNSEAGQWETLPDMNLPRRLSSGFFMDGKFYVIGGVTSERHSLTCGEEYDLDTRTWRRIQDMYPGGTSASQSPPLIAVVNNQLYAADQSTNVVKKYDKASNTWNIVKPLPVRADSSNGWGLAFKGCGDRLLVIGGHRGPRGEVILLHSWCPEDGNGAASDSDWEVLSVKERAGVFVYNCAITGC
- the LOC123046737 gene encoding cold-responsive protein kinase 1 isoform X2, encoding MLKDGTLIAVKVLSATSRQGVREFLTELTAISDIKHENLVTLVGCCAEGSHRILVYNYLEKNSLSQTLLGSGYSSIQFNWRARVKIAVGVARGLAFLHEEIRPHIIHRDIKASNILLDKDLTPKISDFGLARLLPANATHVSTRVAGTLGYLAPEYAIRGQVTKKSDIYSYGVLLLEIVSGRCNTNTRLPCEDQFLLEKTWAFYEQERLEEIIDADIDEDLDIEEACRFLKIGLLCTQDAMARRPHMPTVVRMLTGSKSVSMEKITRPAMITDFAELKVSTKPHGANQARSNTSRSFSTTEISEPFSSSENHTQTSV